The Cetobacterium somerae sequence TGATAAGATTGTAGAAAATATGGTTACAGATATCTTTACTGTTACCTTTATAGGTGGTATGATAGGATGCTTACTTTTATATATTTTTCCTAAGAAAAAAGAAGAGTATAAAATATCTGCAATCACTTCTAATGAAAATATCCATCCTAGTTTTTTAACTGCATTAAAAATAACTATTATCGTTTTTACTATTTGGATTTTATATATGATTTTTGATATTCGTGATACCTTTTTTGCATATGCAACTCTAGCAGGTATATATACAAATCTAAATTTAGATAAAATTCATAAATTATCTTTCTTAAATATTTTTATTCATGTTCTGGGGTGTACTATAGCCATTATTTTTTCTTTTTTAATTAATGGTATTGGAAATAATCCTATTATTTTTTCTTTAGGAATTATGTTATTTTTTTATCCGTTAATTTATTTAGGTTATTATGGTGATACCCCTTATAAAAGAGGTTTTTATTTCGGAGTTGTCAGAGCCACTATATTGCCAATTTGTTTATATCTATCTCCTTATGGTGATATTGTAACTAAAGCTTCTTCAAGGGCTATTCAAATAACTATTATGCTTTTATTTTCAATGCTTTTAACTAGACTTATATTATTTATAGAAGGAGATTCAAATGAATAAAATTAAAATACCTGTTTTAATCTCAAGAATAAGTAAACTTCAAAGAAAAATTCTTAACGAAAAATTAAAAGATTTTAATTTAGAAGCTTCACAAGGTATAATTCTTTTTAAAATTAAAGAATTAGGAGAAAGTACTCCTAAAGAACTTATTGAAATGGGAATTATCGAAAAACCTGCTATTAGCAAAACTTTAGCGAAACTAGAAAAACTTGGATATATCGAAAAAATTCCCTCATTAAAAGATGCTCGAAGTTTCTCTGTTCGTTTAGCCAAAAACGGTGAAATGATTGAAAGCTGTGTTAACGACTTTATTGAAGATTTAAATAATAAATTTAAAATGATTTTAAATAATAACAGTTTAAAAGAATTAGAAACTTTACTTGTTTTTCTTGAAAATGAATCAATAAAAAAATAGCTGAAGTAACTTCAGCTATTTTTATTTATTTTGTTCCAAATATTCTATCTCCACAATCTCCTAAACCAGGATAAATATATCCATTTGAATCTAATCCTTGGTCTATTTTAGCAGTATAAATTGCTACATCTGGATGTGTTTGTAAAACTTTTGCAATTCCTTCTGGAGCTGCTACTAAACACATAAATACTATATTTTTTACTCCAGCATTTTTCAAGTAATCTATAGCATAAATTGCTGATCCAC is a genomic window containing:
- a CDS encoding MarR family winged helix-turn-helix transcriptional regulator, producing the protein MNKIKIPVLISRISKLQRKILNEKLKDFNLEASQGIILFKIKELGESTPKELIEMGIIEKPAISKTLAKLEKLGYIEKIPSLKDARSFSVRLAKNGEMIESCVNDFIEDLNNKFKMILNNNSLKELETLLVFLENESIKK
- a CDS encoding DUF2955 domain-containing protein; this translates as MCIKDYSNDILRTIFAITIGLLISKYTNLSFNFQIPVVAFGVVTSMTYFSLKIFLKNYLWTGIFATIGLSVSEIFRDKFLLFSLATFIFFFTCFFLSSRYQNAVRSGILGYSFTTIYSTYSDKIVENMVTDIFTVTFIGGMIGCLLLYIFPKKKEEYKISAITSNENIHPSFLTALKITIIVFTIWILYMIFDIRDTFFAYATLAGIYTNLNLDKIHKLSFLNIFIHVLGCTIAIIFSFLINGIGNNPIIFSLGIMLFFYPLIYLGYYGDTPYKRGFYFGVVRATILPICLYLSPYGDIVTKASSRAIQITIMLLFSMLLTRLILFIEGDSNE